From Patescibacteria group bacterium, a single genomic window includes:
- a CDS encoding hydrolase, whose amino-acid sequence MKFEFSAGGVVFRKKPSAILGKMAIEVLLGQHSQHRGWVFPKGLIGDIKKGELKEETAIREVKEETGITARILKELTPIEYWYEWQGEKRKKKVYYFLMEYVSGDTKDHDFEMANVEWVPIDKVENRLTFASDKKVWQEAKKLILGM is encoded by the coding sequence ATGAAGTTTGAGTTTTCAGCTGGCGGTGTTGTTTTTAGAAAAAAGCCCTCAGCGATTTTGGGGAAAATGGCAATCGAGGTGCTTCTTGGACAACATTCACAGCATCGTGGCTGGGTGTTCCCCAAAGGGCTTATTGGGGATATAAAAAAGGGTGAGTTAAAAGAGGAGACAGCAATACGCGAAGTAAAGGAGGAAACAGGTATCACTGCTCGAATTCTCAAAGAGCTTACTCCCATTGAGTATTGGTATGAGTGGCAGGGTGAGAAAAGAAAAAAGAAAGTGTATTATTTTTTGATGGAGTATGTAAGCGGTGATACCAAAGATCATGATTTTGAGATGGCAAATGTCGAATGGGTGCCAATTGATAAGGTAGAGAATCGTCTTACCTTTGCATCAGATAAAAAAGTATGGCAAGAGGCAAAAAAATTAATATTAGGAATGTAA
- a CDS encoding heat-shock protein Hsp20 encodes MALIRWTPWNLQSFLEEDWDLPTLPVLSRLAGQGLNLYETEDAIVAEAALPGIPEDKIDVSVDDGVVRISATSEEKTEEKDKRRYFMSSMAKSYNYSFRLPQGVVSDDEPTAELENGVLTLKFKKVQKAAPKKIKVASKEKKG; translated from the coding sequence ATGGCACTGATTAGATGGACTCCATGGAATCTGCAATCATTTCTTGAAGAGGATTGGGATCTTCCTACTCTCCCTGTACTTTCAAGACTTGCTGGACAAGGACTCAACCTCTATGAGACAGAGGATGCTATAGTTGCTGAGGCAGCTCTACCTGGTATTCCTGAAGATAAAATTGATGTCTCTGTAGATGATGGTGTAGTTCGCATCAGCGCTACTTCTGAGGAAAAAACAGAAGAGAAAGATAAGCGCCGCTACTTCATGTCTTCTATGGCTAAATCCTACAATTACTCCTTCCGTCTGCCACAGGGAGTAGTTAGCGATGACGAGCCAACCGCAGAGCTTGAAAACGGCGTCTTAACTCTCAAATTTAAAAAAGTACAAAAAGCAGCTCCTAAAAAAATTAAGGTTGCATCTAAAGAGAAAAAGGGATAA
- a CDS encoding UPF0016 family membrane protein produces the protein MESFLIPFLTIAIAEVFDKSQMAILLLATQTKKHTQLFLGVILAFCLLTGIAIFAGDFINKVLPTILVKLLSGTLFILFGIKAFFKAKEKINTNNTNGNIFLSGFILVLLSEWGDKTQLTTIFFATRFKPLFVFLGAITALSLLSFAAVKLGNLFAHSTKKYIIARIAGFLFIILGISFIIL, from the coding sequence ATGGAATCATTCTTAATTCCCTTTTTAACAATTGCCATTGCAGAAGTGTTTGATAAAAGTCAGATGGCAATTCTACTTTTAGCAACACAAACAAAAAAACATACCCAACTTTTCCTTGGTGTAATTTTGGCATTTTGTCTTCTTACAGGAATTGCTATATTTGCAGGAGATTTTATAAACAAAGTCTTGCCAACAATATTAGTAAAACTACTCTCAGGTACTCTTTTCATTCTTTTTGGTATAAAAGCTTTTTTTAAGGCTAAGGAGAAAATAAATACCAATAATACTAATGGCAATATATTTCTCTCTGGATTTATTCTAGTTTTACTCTCAGAATGGGGCGATAAAACACAGCTTACTACTATTTTTTTTGCCACACGTTTTAAACCTCTTTTTGTATTTTTAGGAGCAATTACAGCCCTCTCACTTCTATCATTTGCAGCTGTTAAACTTGGAAATTTGTTTGCTCACTCAACCAAAAAATATATAATCGCAAGAATTGCAGGATTTCTTTTTATTATCTTAGGTATTTCTTTTATAATCCTCTAG
- a CDS encoding membrane protein, with translation MTKRSQELIEHLKKEHKASPLQTYLKEIVYGGNDGIVTTFAVVAGFSGANLGQNIADYSFLTVLLFGVANLFADGASMGLGSFLSLRAEQDVYRAEEAKERHEIQTNPEMEKAETIDILQSRGFTQEQAETLAKIYMTNEDYWVRFMMNDELELANPLQENPTLTALATFLSFVFFGFIPLIPYVLQVPLDKAFSYSLLATFSALVILGGLRWRITRESALRSIFEIVLVGGVAASLAYLVGTFFKQ, from the coding sequence ATGACAAAACGTTCACAAGAATTAATTGAGCACCTCAAAAAAGAACACAAAGCCTCTCCCCTGCAAACATATCTTAAAGAAATTGTCTATGGTGGGAATGATGGAATAGTGACTACCTTTGCTGTAGTAGCTGGTTTTTCAGGAGCAAACCTTGGACAAAATATAGCAGATTATTCATTTCTCACAGTACTCCTTTTTGGAGTAGCCAATCTTTTTGCTGATGGAGCATCTATGGGACTGGGTAGTTTTCTCTCTCTTCGAGCAGAACAAGATGTATATAGAGCAGAAGAGGCAAAAGAGCGCCATGAAATTCAAACCAATCCTGAAATGGAAAAAGCAGAAACAATTGATATCTTGCAGTCACGCGGATTTACACAAGAACAAGCAGAAACATTGGCAAAGATATACATGACCAATGAAGATTATTGGGTACGATTTATGATGAATGATGAGCTCGAGCTGGCAAATCCGCTTCAGGAAAATCCTACACTGACAGCTTTAGCAACATTTCTCTCATTTGTCTTTTTTGGCTTTATACCACTCATACCCTACGTACTGCAGGTACCCCTTGATAAAGCATTTTCCTACTCGCTTTTAGCAACATTTTCTGCACTTGTTATTTTAGGAGGATTACGCTGGAGGATCACTCGAGAGAGTGCGCTACGCTCAATTTTTGAAATTGTCTTAGTAGGAGGAGTTGCAGCCTCCCTTGCCTATCTAGTGGGAACATTTTTTAAGCAGTAA
- the comF gene encoding competence protein F: MDIWSIFFPKKCIGCGIFGAYLCSNCFSRIEFTVSSVCAVCSKPSLDGRTHPFCKGRYDIDGVIAGVVYKGIIKRLLYQFKFKPYLFDLRATIADLFYESLIQHEVFMQIEKDNAIFSPIPLHQRKLQIRGYNQAELLARDLAERFLLPVKTLLKRKKETTSQVGKTRKERRINLQGAFEINCEIDEKNIFLVDDVVTSGATLNEAAKTLKKAGAEKVWGLAFAHGE, translated from the coding sequence GTGGACATTTGGAGTATTTTCTTTCCGAAAAAATGTATTGGTTGTGGTATTTTTGGAGCGTATCTTTGCAGTAATTGTTTTTCTAGGATTGAATTTACAGTCAGTTCTGTTTGCGCAGTCTGCAGCAAGCCGTCGCTAGATGGCAGAACCCATCCTTTTTGTAAAGGTAGATACGATATTGATGGAGTCATAGCAGGTGTAGTGTATAAAGGAATTATCAAAAGACTTCTGTATCAGTTTAAATTTAAACCCTACCTTTTTGATTTGCGAGCAACTATTGCTGATCTTTTTTATGAAAGCCTTATTCAACACGAAGTATTTATGCAGATTGAAAAAGACAATGCCATTTTTTCTCCTATCCCATTGCATCAGAGGAAATTACAGATCAGAGGTTATAATCAAGCAGAACTTCTCGCCAGAGATCTTGCTGAGCGTTTTTTACTCCCTGTAAAAACTCTACTTAAAAGGAAAAAAGAAACAACATCACAAGTTGGTAAAACAAGGAAAGAAAGACGCATAAATTTGCAAGGTGCGTTTGAAATTAATTGTGAGATAGATGAAAAAAATATTTTTTTAGTTGATGATGTAGTGACCTCTGGTGCTACGCTCAATGAAGCTGCGAAGACTCTGAAAAAAGCAGGGGCGGAAAAAGTTTGGGGTCTTGCCTTTGCTCATGGTGAGTAA
- the smpB gene encoding SsrA-binding protein gives MIKIINKRAHYDYELLERLEAGINLQGQEVKAVRLGHADLTGSFIKIIGSEAYLVNAKIFPYEYARTTDYDQSRTRKLLLHKKEIIALKTKTEGSNLTIVPVSMYTTNNLIKVELALAKPRKQFNKKEKIKKRDLEREIQRAIKNG, from the coding sequence ATGATAAAAATTATTAACAAACGAGCACATTATGATTATGAACTTCTTGAACGGTTGGAGGCTGGTATCAATTTGCAAGGTCAAGAAGTCAAGGCTGTACGCTTGGGGCATGCTGATCTTACGGGTAGTTTCATTAAAATCATCGGTAGTGAAGCATATTTGGTGAATGCCAAAATTTTCCCTTACGAATACGCACGCACCACTGACTATGACCAAAGTCGAACAAGAAAATTACTCTTACACAAAAAAGAAATCATTGCTCTCAAAACAAAAACAGAAGGATCTAATTTGACAATTGTGCCTGTCTCGATGTATACTACCAACAACCTTATTAAGGTAGAATTAGCTCTTGCCAAACCAAGAAAACAATTTAATAAAAAAGAAAAGATCAAAAAACGCGATCTGGAAAGAGAGATACAAAGAGCTATAAAAAACGGATAA